TCAATAGCTCCATTCtggcatatatataattgttttgagaaatcTACATCATTAATAATGTTTTCTCTTAATGGACGTTGTTGCTTCATCATCCTCCAACTGTTTAAGCTTTAATAATTTGGAGTCGAGTGATTGTTGAATAAGGTATTAAGCCTATAAACTTCATTTCCAGAAGAGGAAATTCCCAAGTATGAAACCTCCATCCTTTATCCTCAATCTGAATGTCCTTGTCGCTCTATGAGGTTCATCCTGTTATTCAAACTATATGTTAATGTTTTTCTGTATTTTTCATTCCCTCAAGGTTTTAGGGTCTTATGGTTTGTCCAACTATATCTTAGTACATAAAGGACATTTTTCTTATGTAAAGTTCCTTCATGTCACTCTCGCTTCTTAATGATTTTCCTTACTCTCCAAGATAGAGGCTTTTAGGCAACACATACCAGAAGCAAAGTAAGTTTCTCAAACAAAATTATTGAAAGGATAATTAACAGGTTTTTATCATATGGACATGTTCAGTCGGTTTTGTATGAACTGAAAAGAACCATGTGGCTCAATATTTCCTTGTCAAAAATACTTGGCTCGCAATGCTGCCCTTTTAATCGATCTGTGGTCATACAAGTCCAAAGTTCATTTGTCCTCTATAAACCAGAATGCTTGTGTTTAGATTATGATGTTACATGTAGCAATATTCTCGACAAGAAGTGGGTACTGATAAGTGAATACTATTTGTGCTTGAACAGTTGTATACTATAGCTGGATCAGATACAAGTGATGAGATCAAGTCGGCAGCTGCAATAACAAACTGGTTATCTGAAGGACTACAAACCTTTCTTCCACCTCATGTTCAAGCAAATCTAAGCAAGTTAGCACTCGCCGGCCACAGCCGGGGTGGCAAAGTTTCTTTTGCACTAGCACTAGGAAAAGAAGGCATCACTACTAGCTTGAAATTTTCAGCCTTGATTGGCATAGACCCAGTTGATGGAATGGACAAGGGAAAACAAACCCCTCCACCAGTACTAAACTATGTTCCTCATTCTTTCGATCTCGACGACATGGCAGTGATGGTCATTGGCACTGGTTTGGGTGAAGTGAAGAGAAACCCTCGCTTCCCTCCTTGCGCTCCAAAGGGTGTCAACCATGAGAACTTCTTCGATGAATGTCGAAAACCAGCTTGTTACTTTGTGGCGGTTAGAGGAAAGGCTACATATTGTTTGTGCAAAAATGGCAAGTCTAGAGAACCCATGAGAAAATTTGTTGGTGGAGTTGTGGTTGCTTTCATCAAAGCCTATTTGGGAGGAGATAGTAGTGAACTATTGGCTATAAGAGAAGCAGGGCATGAGGCTGCACCGATTGAGCTTCAAACTGTCATATGGTTTTGAATCTGTTGATGTAGTACCTTGTTTTCTTAACTTCTAATGCCTTATCATACCCATATATTTTGTCATACACATCAAACCCGTCAAAAGCGCTAGAATACTAGGGTGCGTTTGGTTCAATTTATAAGTTTGCTGTGATTATAAAGTGAAGCGAAATTGGACATAAGTGCATCGCAGGGGTATGAGGCTAGTCTAATGAAATTGAATCTCATACAAAAATGATACATGTGCAACCATTATGAGTTTATGATCCAAAGAATTAGATCAGGCATTAATAcctgaaagaaagaaaaaaaaaaccgcctAGTCGGGGAACAACAGTCGCAAAAACAAGCGTTTAGCGTCTAGGCGGGCAAATCGATCTCAAGGCAAATTACCTAGGCGGGCGTCAAGACGGGCACAACAGTCGCAAAACAAGCGCCTAGACAGGCTAGGCGGGGCGAAACCATGGCAAAGCAAATCGCCTAAGCGGAATACGTCAaagtcgaaaaaaaaaaacacggaGCTTTACTCCTTTGAGTTGAAAGCTTATTCCATTCGCCACTCACAGCCCACAACCCAGAAGAGAAGAGACGAGACTCAACCTCCAAGGATCTCCAGAGGGTACGTTTTCATGACTAGGATTGcatttattaatttctttccATTGTTCAGCATCTGGGTTATATTAGATTTGTACGCATCTGTTTTATAATAGCCTCGTCGGCGGCGGCGGCCAGGTCCGATCTTTATGGCTGATGGTCATTTTAGTTCAAGACAGGACATGTTCCTGTATGAACTAGTTTCAATTTCAGGGCAGAATGAACATGTCTCTGTGCATCAGTGCATGTTTAGACATAAGTTAGCTTTTGTTTTATAAGccccttttgttttgttttcagttAGACAATTAGAACATGATGTAGCTTTTTGCGTCCATAGTTGATAGTTCCATTGCATAAGGTATGGTACGAGAATAGTAGGATTAATTAAGAATGCTAAGCTCCAATCAAGGATTAATCGAGTAATAGACGAGCCTTTTCCTTCACTCAGAGGCCCACAGCCTGCATTTGCTCTCACAGCTCCAATTCGAGACGCCACACTTGCAAGCTTCAATCTTTTTACTGTAGATTTCAGCTGGAAATTTTAGGTTTTCACAGGTGAAAAGAGAGATGAAGAGTATAGTTGGTGACTTGATGGATATAGAATGAGTGATGGATCTTCTCTGTGTGgaagtatttttctttttcagtaTTAATAGAGCTTCGAGTTGCATAATCTATCTTGTGTATTTCAGGTACACACATTTTAAACTTGTTAAAATCACGATGAGCTGCTTAATCTACTTTTGGTGGATTCAATTTGATGGTTCAATGGGTTTGAGTCTAATTCAGACCCATCTGGTTAAAGAAAACTGCATAGTAACTCCAACACTTTCTGATTTCTGAAAAGTAGAATCTTGCCTCAGGTTGACCAAGTAATTGCATTAGATCTATCGAAACAGGTGAGCCTTTTTACCTAACGGTTGGTCTGTTTGCATCAATTGAATGAGATATTAGTTAGTTATTCCTTTATCATTTATTTATCTGTTCATTTGGTTGGCACATAAAATGCAATTGGAAGTAGACATCAGGATAACACTATTCATTTCTACCTTATTGCATCATCAGGCTAACTATTTCATATACAGGTAGATTTTTTGTAGCttgctttgttttgtttctgtttttccTTGTCTTTTTTGAAATAGAGTTTGTTGTGTCTCTGTTGTAGAccacttgttcttttcttttaattaattCTAAATAGAGTAACAGAAGCAACACAATAAGCTTCTTCATGAATAATTTaccctttttttatttttggctATTAGGTATTTGTAGGATTCCACTTGCTACTGGCTAATATAATTTTGGTTGAGCTCTGTGAATCTTGCTTTGTAATTGTAAATGTTACTGATACTTATTAGTATTTTCCTTCAATGAGTTAGTTGAACAAAAATGGAAAACATGAGGAAACAGGTGACATCTACATGAATGCAAGGTATGATCTCCTTCGCGAGGTCTTGTCTGCTTAAAAGAGATTATGCAGATGTATACCTGTAGTTTCCGTATACAGTGAAATTATGGAGAAGATTGAACAGAGATGTGAATAAATGAAAGGCATATCAAGACAATCTGTCACTGTTATTTTTCGTTATATGAGTTTTATTATTGTATAATCTGAGATAGCAGAACACAGAAGCATCAGATATTGATTATGTAGAAATTCAGAGTCTTCCAGGTCGCCAGATAAATCCAAGGATCAACCatcttttgatgtatttcaaTGTGAAATTCGCATATGCTAGTGTTTTGTAAGATCACCTACAACTTCTACTTTTTGTATGATCATGAAACTACATTTTTATGTTCTGTAACCTATAACTACTATTAGTGAATGGTACCAAGTTTCTGTATTGGAATGTCCGTCTGTTGCAGTGTCTTTTATAACCTACAATATCATCACCATCACTGATTTGGTTACCTGTCACAGACGGCGGCGGGGTGGCAATCCTAGGTGATGCTGATACTGAGTTGTCTAATCCTAGTTGTAAGCAAGTAGGGAACAAGAGGTGTCTCTGGGGTGAAAAGCCTCAGAAAACTTAGTGCACTAGTCTGTTTCTGTctattaaatattaatttgtAGACCAAcatagtgtgtgtgtgtgagagagagagagagagagagagagagagatctgtGATAAAGCCTTACCTGATGATTTTGATCATAGTGGGTGCTGTAGATGAGGTGTCTCAAGTGTATTCTCACATATAAATGTCTAATGTTCCTCAAGTATGTTACCTTTGCACTGTTTTCTATGGTATCTTTAACCACAAGGAGTGGTGTATTACATTTATTAGATGTGAACTTATGGAAGGTTGTAACTCTGATCTTATGTGATGCTGATACTGAGTTGTCTAATTCTTTGCTCCATGTAATATGTTCATTTATGGTATGTCAAAAAATGCACCTGTTGCTAGTTCAGTCTTTTGTTGTGGACTAATGGTTTTGCTCATACAAGCATCACAGCTTTTATGCCTCCTGGAACACCATTCAATGTTTTTAAGCTGAATTTGATTTGTATTCTCACCCTATTTGTCTAAGAGTTGAATTTTATACTTTCACAAACATTGCAaggatttggtttgattttttATATTCTGCCATTTAAGCACGGATATTTGTTCTTGTGCATTTGAATGGTATTTCGATTTCCCACTAGGAAATATATGTCCTATTGATAGTTTTCAAAGGGACAATCACGGTGGACACCTATCAGTTTCTATAAAATGAAAAGCTTGGTCTTGGTTTGGTATTTAtggtttatttatttttgtcaaGATACACATTTATGTTTAGCTTTTCCTTTAGTACAGATTTTGATATCTGATTACTTTACTTTTACAGTTGATTTTACTGCTCAAACGGATCGTAAGGACAAACCATTTGGGTTCTGACTCATTGCGGATATCAGAACACCCTGTTATGCTAGAATCGGTTATTGGTCTCAAGCTCTGAACTTGGAAAAATGAAGATGTATGTATTAGTTTTTATTACTATTGGTTTTATTACTTCCAATCAGGTTAAATCAATGCCTGCATTTCtccatttaattattatttttaattacttaGTGGTGGGATGGTTTCTAAACTTTCTAAGATTCAATTTTTTGTACTTCTTGCAGCCTAAAGGCTGATGTTGGAGCACTCAACAATTTTGAAGTGCTCGACTTCCTAAGATCTAGAGGGGCTTCAAACAATGATATAGGACGGCTGAAAGTAAAACCATCTGAGTATAAGGTTGTGGTACTTAATAGTTATCACTTATCTTGAATTCTTAATTCCTTGATGCAGTGAGAATTAAAGTATCGTTGATTTTCCGTGTTTAGGTTTTCGAATATTTGGATTATACTCCTGCTGGCACTCAAACAAAAGAGAGTGTGGAAGAGTTCAAGGAAAAGTGTAAACAATATGACCTTGGGAATGACAAGATCCTCAATATTATTAACACTATGCCAGCTTCAGTGGTTGAAATAATTGCGGTGTGTTATTAATCCTTTTTATTCCCACTGTTGATGTTTATCATTATATGATATTTccctctgtttttgtttttccttaaATTTATAATCTTAATTATCCCCTGGTGTGGCTCTAATGCACGGATACGTCCAGAAAAGTGAATGCCCGTATCGTATCCGTATCGGATACGTGTACGGTTAGGATACACTGCATATACGTttccaaatctgaaaataCACACCCAAACTATGTAGTATATGTCAACTATGTGGATACGGTCAGAGTACGTTTTGAATACATTTTAGGGTTATAATTGTCATTGTCACgtaaataaaacttaaatctaataccctccctccctcagtcgtattgttttgttttgcttgaactTATTAAGTATTTAATTCATGAACTTATGTTTATTGTAAAATTGATGAGATTTAGGTGTTCTAATTGTttgtttgatcaaattttagaatttaatatatatatatatataatattattttacaaaacgtaTCCAAAACACTACATTTTAGAAAATAACGTATCCCGTGTCATACTGTATCCGTATCCGTGTCCCGTACCCGTACTCGTGCATCATAGGTGGCTCGTTGATTGGGTTTATTAATACATGACTTGCTTGCTTTAAATGTGTTTTTGTCTGTACCCAGTATTGTGGGTGGAATAGGAGCTGCGTTAGACTGAGATTAGGGAATTTTTAATGATTTTATAACACCTTTGAATGCCTATTAAATTACTCGCAGAAATGGTATAACCCATTGATATTTTAACATGATGAAGCCTGTGTCCTGCGACCAGTGTGATTTTCTattattgaccaaaaaaaagtgTGATTttctactcttttttttttaaagggtgTGATGTTCCACTTACCAGCATGATAATCAGTGAAGTCTGGCTGTAAGTCCAATTTCTATAATGAATAGATGATTTCTCAAAAAGAACCATTCTATGTGGTGTGCCACCCTTCTTGTCAGATATTAAGGCCATCTTTTCCCAAGGACCTGGTTGTCGGAACcttgcttattttcaaaatttgtgAAAATCTGATGTTGTCTGTGTGCAACTTAAGAGAGTACTTTGTAGAACTTGTGAACTTATTTGCAAAATTTGTTCATCTTGATGTTTCACAGATTGTAGAGGATAATGCAGATGAGCTAGTAGAGCTGGTTGTAGAGGTATTGAATCCTGCAGCAGCATCCCCTAAACCTGAAGCAGGTAATGGTGAGATAGATGGAGAGACCATGAACGTGGAACAAATTGAACTAAATGATGACAATATAGAAAATACCTGAACTAGGGAAAGGACCAATGGAGACTAGTTGATGCGAGGTGTAGTCATATTCTGAACCCAAACTTATGTCTAAAAGTTTATGATGAGCAGTTATTGTTTATCTTATATGTTGACAGATGCATTAATGCTTCCCAATGCTTGTCACATTTATGTGATTGTTATTAGAAATGATGCTAGAATTACCATCCCTTGTCTAAAATTTTATCTCTGTTTAGTGAAAAAAAAGGGGAACAATTCTATCAATTTGATCATTTGATATGACACCTCAAATTGGATTGTAATATGTTTCCCACAGCACTAGTTTTGTTGAATCCATCTTTGTTTGGTTTTCTCAAATTGCTAGCTTGATCTGGGTAAACATTGTTTCAAGGGCTTCTATTTGGATGctatcttttctctttcttttaatCAATTAAACAGTTGGTATTTGCCTGACAAATTTAACATCAAGAAGTACTTTTGGAGTTTTAAGCTCTACTCTGGTGAAACTCTTCCAGCTTCCGCCCGTTAACTCAGAAAAAATTGGGAGCAGCATTGCTCCTCCACTGTTGAGCTCTCGCCTGTGGAAATCTGGAATTTACCTCTCAGTTTATCAGCGAATGATCAGGATATATGATTTTGTTAGAAATGGAACTATATGAGCATTGAAGATTTTCTTGTTAGAatcgaatttttttttttggtatagTTTTGCAGTCTGCTCGTAATCTGTTCAAATCATTTGATACGGCTAAGCAAGGTAGAGTGACTCTTGATCTCATCCAATTCGTCTATTGCACTGCCATTACACTATGAACTGCTACAATGATCGCGGACGCTATGGAATTCCAACACATATATCTACCTAAAACTTTCTCTGTGAATCTGTTATTAGCAGAGTATGCATCTGCTTCTGTCGATGTATCCAGTCTAGGCACACAGCAATGAAGCAACATTGTTTCTGAACTAACTTCGTTGTGTTATATCTGCATGTTTCTTTGTATCATTGTATGGCATGCTTCATTGTGTGATCTGTATGAAATTTTAACGTCAGCGAGATCTCTGCTTCTAATGGCCACGAACAAAGTAATTCGATGTTTCGAACATCACAGCATTTGCTTGATAATAAAGTATATGTAACACTCTAAAAGGGGGAAGTAATACTAACAAACATCCAtatgaggaaaaaaaatcttatttttcGCAGAAAGACATCATAAAGGAAAGTGAATCTTATTcgaaaataaaaaggaaacaTAATCCCGCTAGGAATCAATCTCTAGATATCTCCTTTACCGCAGAAACCcaacaaaacataaatatCTGTATGTATTGAACCCTATAAAAAACTAAACTCTGTAATCTATAATTCTGTAGCACTAAAACTCTAGACTCCAGATGGCTATCTTCGTCAACTGAGAAAACGACCACCTCACTTCTCTGGTTAAGGTATATGTATGTTATGTAATTGACCTAATTTGTTTAGATACGTAATTATGTTTGTAGTATCTTGATTTGAAATCCATGATATGTTAGGTCTAGTTTTACGTTTTCAATAAGGATTAGCTTTACGATTGATTGATTATTTTCCATATAAACATATAGTTCTCTCAATACCCTAAAACCCCTGTAGGTATGAGAATATTTATGTCAGAGAAGGAGCGCGAGGCCTACCTCAACAAGGCGGTCTTGCATTACAAGAATGATTACGGGAATGTCAAGGTGACAAACAGAGAGGTCGAAGATCTTAAAGGCCCTCACTTCCTGAACGACAACATCATCGATTTTTACTTCCTTCATATCACTACTACCTTCCTTCAATCCCATGAGTCGTTCCTAGATGACATCCTTCTGGTTCAGCCTATCGTCTCATACCTTCTGCAGCATGACTCTGAAATCAAAGCCTTTACGGATTCCCACAGCGTAGCTAGCAAGCAAGTAGTCATTTTTCCGGTGAATAACAACCCAGACGGGGGTAGGAACGATGGAGGGAGCCACTGGAGCTTGTTGGTGTACTACAGAAAATCAAACACATTCGTACATTATGATAGCTTGGGAACTAATGGTTCTTTTGCTAGAAAGCTTTTCCGGGCAGTCAAGAAATTTGTGACAACCACGGCTGATACAATTGTAGATCAAGATTTGGGTTCCACAGATACTAGTGCAATCAATACCAATATTGTTGGTTCTGACAATAATACGATAATCAATATTGGAGACGTGGACTCTAACAATACAAGTACACATGATATTAGTCCAGTCAATGGAGATGGGGATTCTAAG
This is a stretch of genomic DNA from Argentina anserina chromosome 4, drPotAnse1.1, whole genome shotgun sequence. It encodes these proteins:
- the LOC126791113 gene encoding uncharacterized protein LOC126791113; this translates as MKILKADVGALNNFEVLDFLRSRGASNNDIGRLKVKPSEYKVFEYLDYTPAGTQTKESVEEFKEKCKQYDLGNDKILNIINTMPASVVEIIAIVEDNADELVELVVEVLNPAAASPKPEAGNGEIDGETMNVEQIELNDDNIENT
- the LOC126791652 gene encoding chlorophyllase-2; its protein translation is MSASSSCSKVFELGKYRVEFQTVEAAEDSGCCSTKSSSSVSLRPPKPLLIGIPCEAGEFPVLLLLHGFLLSNSFYSQLIRQIASHGFIVIAPQLYTIAGSDTSDEIKSAAAITNWLSEGLQTFLPPHVQANLSKLALAGHSRGGKVSFALALGKEGITTSLKFSALIGIDPVDGMDKGKQTPPPVLNYVPHSFDLDDMAVMVIGTGLGEVKRNPRFPPCAPKGVNHENFFDECRKPACYFVAVRGKATYCLCKNGKSREPMRKFVGGVVVAFIKAYLGGDSSELLAIREAGHEAAPIELQTVIWF